The genomic window AGCGAGCGTCGCAAGTCGTGGCAGATGCCATCAGCGACACCGCATAAGTAACCCAAGCCAGAGGGTGAGACAACCCTTTTCTTATCAGACGCCACGGATTGACAATCGAGGCGTCATTGTCAGGTGACGTCTTTGGCGACGTCGACCGGCTCTTTGGCCTCTTGAGCGGCATTATCGGACGGTGCCGCCGTCGCGGCGTCGGCCTGGCGTGCGGCGGCTTGTCTCGCCATGTTCGCGGCGATCGAACCGAGCAGTTTGATCAGCGTCGGCTTGGCCAGTCGGAACAGCAGTCGCAGCGCACGACGGTTGCCCGATGCCGGCGTGGCAGTGGACCTGCCGGCCTTGGCCTCGGCCTTCGCGATGCGTTCGAGAAGTTTGAGCCGCCTCGCTTCTCGTCGCGACTTGGTCGGCAGCAGGAACCACACCGCGGCCAGGCCAAGCCCCGCGGCCGCCCCGCTTGTCGCGACGCGGTGTCGCTTGAACGCCGCCTTCGGGTTCGCTGCCTTGGCCAGGTGTGTCGCGGCGTCCGTGAAGGCGGCCTTCATCGCGAGCTTCGCCTGTTCGCGTTCGTGTCGATAGACACGACCCTCGCTCGCATTGACGGGAAGCGATGAAGGGCCTGGTGATTCGGGATCGCTCATGAAGATGTCCCGTTGGAAGACGCGGCGTCATGCGTTCGTCGCCGCTGCTCCGCGGCACGCAACTCGACATCCGTGCTGAAGGCTCTTCGCTGTTTTTCAAGCCGTTCGGCGTAGTGCTTCGCTGCCGTCTTGCGCCCGGAACTGGCGAGAAGCCGCAGGATCATCCAGACGATGATGGGTGTCCCCACGACGCCGACGAGGCCGACCACTAGTGGGCCGAGCCACGCGATGCCCTCCGGCAAGATTGCCCCGATCGCATCGCCGATCGCAACGACAAACAGAGCAGAGGCCGTGACGATCAGCGTCGCACCGATCAGAAGCACCACCACACCCAGTGCCGCCAGCAGGACAAGCTTTCGCAGCGAGTAGGCGACGCCCGAGACGGTCGCTTGGGCGTATTGGACGGCGTAGGTCGCGGCCTCGCCGAGGGCCTTGAAGCCCGCAGCAGCGTGGGCCTTGGGGTCGGAGTCCTCCGGCGTGTCGACGGGTTCGCGATCAGAGGTTGTGGCGGACTCGACCATGTCAGGCAATGCGCACCGGCGCAACAGGCCGCACGACTCGTTCGACCGGCCCTTCGCCAGTGCAGGTCGAACCTAACGCCGCGATCCGAGTGGGCCAAGTGGCGGAACCGTCACGCAAGATCCTGGCGAACACGCAGATGTCTGCAACTTGCCCAACCCCGTCGGCGAAGTACGCTGTCGGCGGACGAGGCGGCGTGTTCTGCGTCGAGACACTTTCAATGGGTATTCGCGAACAAATCAACGAGAAGCCGGCCATCGCGACGGCGGTGACAGGAAGCATCATCTTCCTGGCGCTCATCTTCATGCTGTATCAGCTGAGCTTCTTCGGTCTGTTCGGCAGCGGCTACCGACCGCCCGACGTCTACTTCCAGGCCAGCGACGGCTCGCTCTACGTCGACGGTCTGGACATAATGCAAGAACGCGACGGCGGCGAGTACCCCGTCCGCGCGTACAAGGTCCGCTACGGCGAAGGGGAACCCTTCGTCTATTTCCTCGAGCGGTACAACCCCGATCTCGAGGACCAGTTTGCCTACGACTCGTTCGAGGTCCGACACCCGGCCGACGACACGTGGTATCCGCGGTTCTCCGCCGAAGGACAGAGCATTTCGACCTACCAGGTCGACTCGAACGGCAACTATCCGGTCGACGTCCTTCCGTAAACGACAGCAGCCAAGCGACTACTCCGCTCGACCCGTTTCGAGCAGGTTGGTCGCACGCTCGATAGCCACCGGCAGCCGCTCGGCGACTGCTCGGTAGTCGACCTCGATCAGCCGGACACCACCCTCTTCGCCCCCGGCGTCGCGGACCGATGCGGCGGCGTAGCCGAGTTGGATGAGCTGGTCTTCAACCTGACGCGAGACGAGGTAGTCGACGAGCTTCTGGGCATTCGCGTCGAGTTCGTCGGACCGGTCTTTTCGCGTCAACGCAACGACGGTCGGCATGGCCAGCGTGCCGAGTTCGCCCTCGCCCTGGGAGAGGATGACCTGCTGAAGATCGGGCGAGAGGCGTTGCTGGGCGGCGAAGACGTCGTCATTGTCGGTGAGACCAAAGTCTGCCTCGCCGCGGGCGACGGCTTCGGCAGCGTAGCTGTTGCCGGCGACGATCTGAACGCCCGCGTCGTGCATGTCCGCGAACAACGCGTCGGCCTCGACGTCGCCCAGGACGAGGTAGATCGCCGCGACGTGACTGCCGGTCGTCCCCGCCGTGGGCCTCGCGACGACGGCACGCTGTCCGATCTCTGGCCGGGTCAAATCGCTGAGCTTCGTCACGCCCTCAACGCCGTCACCGATTGCCAGGACCCGCAGTCGAAGCCCGGTTGAGTGCCAAAGGGCATCCGGGTCGCGAAGCGTCTCCGGGACCGCGTCCGCGTCGGCCGGCGTGTACGAAGTGAACAGATCTTCGTCCGCGAGACGGATCGTCCGGAACGGCTCGTTGGCCCACCAGACATCGCACGTCGGCCGATCGCGTTCCGCCCGAAGCCGCTCGGCCAGCCCGACGCTCTTGGTCGCTTCGGTGTCGACGACCAGCCGCACGGAGATGCCGGTTTCCTGCTCGAAGGCGTCGATGATCGGCTCCGCGTAGGCCGGGTCGACGCTGGTGTAGACGACGACTTCGTCCGAGTCGCCACCGCAACCTGCCGAGATCAGCAGCAACAGAGCAAGAAACCAACGCATTGCCCGATCATATCGGGATTGGGCAACGCCTCGATGTCTTTGTCACGACCCGATGCGTGGCAGAAAGTCACCCAGCGTCCGACGACTCACCGAGTCAAGCTGCGGTTCCCATTCGAGTGCGGCTTGGACGACCGCCCGGGCGTCGTCCGCCCGACCTGCGTCGATCAACAGGTCGGCCGTTCGTCGCACCTCGGCACCGATTGTCCGGAGCAGCCGTGGACGACGCTCCGACACCAGCGTGACCAACCGCCCCGCC from Planctomycetota bacterium includes these protein-coding regions:
- a CDS encoding substrate-binding domain-containing protein, with the translated sequence MRWFLALLLLISAGCGGDSDEVVVYTSVDPAYAEPIIDAFEQETGISVRLVVDTEATKSVGLAERLRAERDRPTCDVWWANEPFRTIRLADEDLFTSYTPADADAVPETLRDPDALWHSTGLRLRVLAIGDGVEGVTKLSDLTRPEIGQRAVVARPTAGTTGSHVAAIYLVLGDVEADALFADMHDAGVQIVAGNSYAAEAVARGEADFGLTDNDDVFAAQQRLSPDLQQVILSQGEGELGTLAMPTVVALTRKDRSDELDANAQKLVDYLVSRQVEDQLIQLGYAAASVRDAGGEEGGVRLIEVDYRAVAERLPVAIERATNLLETGRAE